The DNA window CGCGCTGGTCCTCGGCCGCGCCCAGCGCCTCGCTGAGCCGCGCGATCTCCTCCATGTCGAGGAACCGCTCGCGCTCGGTCTCGACGCGGCGACGAAAGCCCACCGCCGGATTGTCGGAGCGCATCCGCCATGCAATGGCGAGATTGAAGACCCGGCGCAGCATCTCGCCCGCGCGGTTGGCGCGCACCGGCGTGGGTTTCGGCGGCTTCAGCGGGATGCGGCGCGTGGTTTTTGGTTTCTTCTTGGCCGGGCGGGAGCGCCCCTCGGCGATCAGGTTCAGCACCCGTTCGACATCCGCCGGCTCGATCTCGGCCACCAGCCGGTGCTTCCAGTGCGGCATGATCAGCTTGTGCAGCATGGATGCCTGATCGGCGGCATTGCGCGGCGCCAGATGCGTGGCATGTTCGCGCAGGTAGCGCGCCACCAGATCGGGAAAACGCGGCGCCTCGCGGATCTCCTCGCGCTCGGCCAGCGGATCCAGCCCGCCATCGACATCGCGGCGCAGCGCCTTGGCGCGCTCGCGCGCGGCGGTGACGTTCCATTCCGGCCAGCGCCCGATGGTCAGCCGCCGCTGCCGCCCGGCCGTGCGGTAGTCGAACATGAAGCTGCGCCCGCCGGATGGATAGATGCAGATCGACAGCCCCAGCACATCGCTGTCGAAAATCTGCCATGCCTTCGACCGCGGCTCAGCCGCCCGGACCAGTTTTTCCGTCAGTCTTTCTCTGTTTCGCAATGCCCTGCACTCCGTTTTCCGCTCCGACACAGGCGTAGAAGCGCCGGCTTATCAACGAGATGATTCGCAGACCGGAAGACAGGCGCGGACCGGCGCCGGAAGGGCACAATCCGCGCCGGTCGGGTGGAAGGGGGGCATCGGGGGGCGGAGGACGGGAGGGGATCGGTCAGTTGCATATGGATTCAACCGCAACGGGCGGCTAGGTTCTGTTTCAGGCCCTCGAGCGCCTGATGATAAAAAGAAAACCTTGTTCCGGGACAGGCGGTACTGATGCAGTTGCGTGATTTGTTGGATTCCTACCGCCAGGCTGCCCGGTCCGAGCGCGAGAAGGGCGATTACTTTGAGCGGGTCGTTCGCGTTTATCTGGAAAACGACGATGCGCAAAAGCAATACTATTCCGCCGTTGTGCCTTTTGCCCAATGGGCGAAGGAACAGGGCTGGAGCAAGGCCGACACCGGCATCGACTTGGTGGCGACGCTGGCCGATGGCTCGGGTTATGCTGCGATCCAGTGCAAATTCTATGCGCCCAATCACACGATTCAGAAGCCCGATATCGACAGCTTCATCTCGGCCGCCTCCAATGATCTGTTTACGCGGCTGATCATTGCCGACACCACGCAGAAGGAATTCGGCAAGAACGCCAGCGGGACGCTCGACAAGCTGTCGAAAGACTGGAACCGCATCAGCATCAGCGAGCTGGAGGCCAGCCGCATCGACTGGTCGCAGTTCCTGCGCACCGGCACCGTCAGCCTCGCCCCGAAGAAACAGCTGCGTCCGCACCAGCGCGATGCCCTGAAGGCGGTGACCGAGGGGCTGGCGGAAGCCGATCGCGGCAAGCTGATCATGGCTTGCGGCACTGGCAAGACCTTCACCGGGCTGCGGATCGCCGAAGCCCTGGCGGGTCCGGGCAAGCGGGTGCTGTTCATGGTGCCATCATTGGCGCTGATGTCGCAGACCGTGCGCGAATGGAGCAATGACCGCCAGCAGGAGTTCACCGCGTTTTCGGCCTGCTCCGATGTGAGGATCGGGCGCAATGCCGATGCCGACAGCCTCGATCTGAACGTCCATGATCTGGCCTTCCCGGCGACGACCGATCCGCAGAGGCTCGCGCAGCAGGTTGCCGCTGCGCCGCCCAACCGCATGACCGTGGTGTTCTCGACCTATCACTCGATCGACGTGCTGACCCGCGCACAGAAAAACCATGGCCTGCCGGAATTCGATCTGGTGATCTGCGACGAGGCGCATCGCACCACCGGCGTCACGCTGAAGGACGAAGACGACAGCACCTTCGTGCGCATCCACAGCAACGACCATGTGGCGGCGAAAAAGCGCCTCTACATGACCGCGACGCCGCGCATCTTCGGCGATGCCGCCCGGCGCAAGGCGGATGACCACGATGCCGAACTGGCCTCGATGGATGACGAGGACAAGTTCGGCAAGGATCTGTTCCACCGGGGCTTTGGCTGGGCGGTCGAGAACAACCTGCTGACCGATTACAAGGTCGTGGTGCTTGCGGTCGACGAAGGGCTGATCTCGACCACCATCCAGAACCGCCTCAAGGACGGGCCGGAGCTGACCCTCGATGACGCGACCAAGATTATCGGCTGCTACAAGGCGCTGACCAAGGCCGACCTGGCCGAAGACCTCGCCTTCGATCCGCGCCCGATGCGCCGCGCGCTGGCATTCTGCCAGACCATCGCCAAATCGAAGATCATCGAGGACGAATTCACCAAGGTCGTCGATGAATATACCGGCAGCGAATTGATCGACGATGCCCGCCACCTGACAACCGAGGTGCGCCATGTCGATGGCACCTTCAACGCCACCGCCCGCGATGAGATGCTGAACTGGCTCAAGGCCGATGTGGGCGAGGATACCTGCCGCATCCTGACCAATGCCCGCGTACTGTCCGAGGGCGTGGATGTGCCGGCGCTGGACGCGATCATGTTCATGCACCCGCGCAAAAGCCAGATCGACGTGGTGCAATCGGTCGGCCGCGTCATGCGCCGTGCCGAGGGCAAGAAGATGGGCTATGTCATCCTGCCCGTCGCCATCCCGCCCGACACCACCCCCGAAGAGGCGCTGAAGGACAATGAGCGCTATCAGGTCGTCTGGCAGATCCTGAACGCCTTGCGCGCCCATGACGAACGCCTCGACGCCCGCATCAACCAGGCCAAGTTGGGCGAGGATATCAGCGACAAAGTCGAGCTGGTGCGCATCTCCTCCGAATCCGAGCTGCGCGAACTGACTGCCGTGGTCGATGACTTCGCCACCAGCAAGACCCGCGCGGAAAAAGCCGGTGCCAATATCGGCCAGGAAGGCCGCGACCCAACCATCACCGATCTCGGCCCCGAACAGGGCAGTTTCGCCTTTGACGAGTTCACCCGGGCCATCATGGCGAAGATCGTCGAAAAATGCGGCACCCGCGATTACTGGGACAGCTGGGCCAAGGACATCGCCAAGATCGCCCAGGCCCATATCACCCGCATCACCACCATCACCGCCAAGCCCGGTCCGGAACAGACCGCCTTCCGTGCCTTCCTGGATGAGCTGCATGACGACCTGAACCCCGAAATCTCCGAGGCCGACGCGATCGAGATGCTGGCCCAGCATCTGATCACCAAGCCGGTATTTGACGCTCTGTTCAAGGACAGCAAGTTCACCGAAGCTAACCCCGTCTCCCGCGCCATGGAGACGGTGCTGGGCCAGCTGCACGAACACAACCTCGCCAAGGAAGCGGAAAGCCTCGACAAGTTTTATGCCAGCGTCGCCCGCCGGGCCGAGGGCATCAAGACCGCCCATGGTCGCCAGGCCCTGATCACCGAGCTTTACGACCGCTTCTTCCGCAACGCCTTCCCGCGCCTGACCCAACGCCTCGGCATCGTCTATACCC is part of the Paracoccus stylophorae genome and encodes:
- a CDS encoding DEAD/DEAH box helicase: MQLRDLLDSYRQAARSEREKGDYFERVVRVYLENDDAQKQYYSAVVPFAQWAKEQGWSKADTGIDLVATLADGSGYAAIQCKFYAPNHTIQKPDIDSFISAASNDLFTRLIIADTTQKEFGKNASGTLDKLSKDWNRISISELEASRIDWSQFLRTGTVSLAPKKQLRPHQRDALKAVTEGLAEADRGKLIMACGTGKTFTGLRIAEALAGPGKRVLFMVPSLALMSQTVREWSNDRQQEFTAFSACSDVRIGRNADADSLDLNVHDLAFPATTDPQRLAQQVAAAPPNRMTVVFSTYHSIDVLTRAQKNHGLPEFDLVICDEAHRTTGVTLKDEDDSTFVRIHSNDHVAAKKRLYMTATPRIFGDAARRKADDHDAELASMDDEDKFGKDLFHRGFGWAVENNLLTDYKVVVLAVDEGLISTTIQNRLKDGPELTLDDATKIIGCYKALTKADLAEDLAFDPRPMRRALAFCQTIAKSKIIEDEFTKVVDEYTGSELIDDARHLTTEVRHVDGTFNATARDEMLNWLKADVGEDTCRILTNARVLSEGVDVPALDAIMFMHPRKSQIDVVQSVGRVMRRAEGKKMGYVILPVAIPPDTTPEEALKDNERYQVVWQILNALRAHDERLDARINQAKLGEDISDKVELVRISSESELRELTAVVDDFATSKTRAEKAGANIGQEGRDPTITDLGPEQGSFAFDEFTRAIMAKIVEKCGTRDYWDSWAKDIAKIAQAHITRITTITAKPGPEQTAFRAFLDELHDDLNPEISEADAIEMLAQHLITKPVFDALFKDSKFTEANPVSRAMETVLGQLHEHNLAKEAESLDKFYASVARRAEGIKTAHGRQALITELYDRFFRNAFPRLTQRLGIVYTPVEVVDFIIHSVNDVLKEQFGQTLGSKGVHILDPFTGTGTFITRLLQSGLIAPDELEHKYKHEIHANEIVLLAYYIAAVNIETVYHELAQGGLQADAPYHPFTGILLTDTFQMYEQERDMVANLLPDNSERRAKQKALDIRVIIGNPPYSAGQTSANDNAANIAYPRLDTAIRDSYAAHSTATLKNSLYDSYIRAIRWASDRIGDAGIMAYVSNAGWVDGNAADGLRKCLAEEFSDLYVFHLRGNQRTSGELSRREGGKIFGSGSRAPIAISVFVKNPDAAETGRIHFHDIGDYLDQKQKLNIIRDFGSVDGITKAKGWRRINPDHNSDWLDQVDQSFDDFLPLGDRSDEKNVALFKGYYNGIKTGRDVWCFNSSNETGARNAYRMVEFYNRERKRYFSEGASGDVATFVDVDATKISWNRISRQKLARNIELSEGGVWHAHSLYRPFFKQELYIHLEISDLVTLIKNAFPENGAENRAIIIPGNGAAAEFTPLMVDAPVSLQPYHNTQCFPLYLYEEAAPEGGLFATDEGAGATLTRRDAITDVGLAHFQAAYPGEQITKEDLFYYIYGLLHSPDYRERFKNNLAKQLPRIPAVKSFADFAAFRDAGRALGHLHVNFESVEPYMVTFKEGDHRLIPEAQADPVKFYRVKKMKLGGRGKDKDRTTVIYNDRITMQNIPLEAWDYVVNGKPALDWVMERQVVKTDPASGITNDANDYANETVGDPRYPLELFQRVITVSLETMQIVNGLPELEIG
- a CDS encoding tyrosine-type recombinase/integrase, whose amino-acid sequence is MRNRERLTEKLVRAAEPRSKAWQIFDSDVLGLSICIYPSGGRSFMFDYRTAGRQRRLTIGRWPEWNVTAARERAKALRRDVDGGLDPLAEREEIREAPRFPDLVARYLREHATHLAPRNAADQASMLHKLIMPHWKHRLVAEIEPADVERVLNLIAEGRSRPAKKKPKTTRRIPLKPPKPTPVRANRAGEMLRRVFNLAIAWRMRSDNPAVGFRRRVETERERFLDMEEIARLSEALGAAEDQRGASIIRMCMLTGARLGEVRTARFEHFDLERNTWVKPAANTKQRRIHRVPISAETAALVRTRLSAVPVGCNWLFPGDVSDKDQPVQEIRRFWKGIQDQAGLPGVRVHDLRHTFASLLVSGGASLEMIGKLLGHSQSSTTMRYAHLMDSPLRAGVDAVADMMRIRPRLVHSAPPAEEVTPQRAASAGSG